A region from the uncultured Draconibacterium sp. genome encodes:
- a CDS encoding primase-helicase family protein has translation MSDMQYIRVGTSYFKKVKAPTISGDFNEILVPWNIDTIKQDYGKTFVADIPKYDGFTCIPSHTNFQQICSGFYNKYSPLSNEPKDSSIEVSKLFVRHIFGDQFDLGLDYLQLIYQKPVQILPILCLVSKERSTGKTTFLKWLKTIFENNLTYLTNDSFGSQFNSDWTNKLLICIDEVLFNKEELTERIKYLSTTNYNKLEAKGKDKIEAEFFGKFILCSNNEDNFIKIDAAEERFWVRKITKFKLEDTHLLQKLIAEIPAFLFFLNKRKLSTPNHTRMWFTPSQIRTKALQNLIKHNRSRVEKELANILLMVMDKYDLEEIDFCPLDAMYAVNQTRVKTDLTQIRRLLKNEWRITPKENSLTYEKFTLWNKGDITRETNTGRYYTVKKEFLLQNFDESMRE, from the coding sequence ATGAGTGATATGCAATACATACGGGTAGGCACTTCATATTTCAAGAAAGTAAAAGCACCAACAATTTCCGGTGATTTTAACGAAATTCTTGTGCCTTGGAATATTGATACCATCAAACAAGATTATGGTAAAACATTTGTTGCCGATATTCCAAAATACGATGGTTTTACCTGCATTCCCAGCCATACTAATTTTCAACAGATTTGTTCCGGTTTTTACAACAAGTATTCGCCATTGAGTAATGAGCCCAAAGACAGTTCAATTGAAGTTTCAAAACTTTTTGTGAGACACATTTTCGGCGACCAGTTTGATTTAGGTTTAGATTATCTCCAGCTAATATATCAAAAACCGGTTCAGATACTGCCCATTCTTTGTTTGGTGTCAAAAGAGAGGTCAACTGGTAAAACTACTTTCCTGAAGTGGCTGAAAACCATTTTTGAAAACAACCTGACCTATTTGACAAACGATAGTTTTGGCAGCCAGTTTAATTCCGATTGGACAAACAAACTTCTGATTTGTATAGATGAAGTTCTTTTTAACAAAGAAGAATTAACCGAGCGAATAAAATACCTGAGCACAACCAATTACAATAAGTTGGAAGCAAAAGGCAAGGACAAAATTGAAGCCGAATTCTTCGGAAAATTTATTTTATGCAGTAACAACGAAGACAACTTTATAAAAATCGATGCAGCTGAAGAACGATTTTGGGTCAGAAAAATCACGAAGTTTAAATTGGAAGATACTCACCTACTTCAAAAGCTGATTGCAGAAATTCCTGCGTTTCTGTTTTTCCTGAATAAGCGGAAACTATCAACTCCAAACCATACCCGAATGTGGTTTACTCCATCGCAAATCAGAACCAAAGCTTTACAAAACCTGATAAAACATAACCGGAGCCGGGTTGAAAAGGAGCTTGCCAACATCCTGTTAATGGTAATGGATAAATACGATTTGGAAGAAATCGATTTTTGCCCCCTGGATGCCATGTATGCTGTTAACCAAACAAGGGTAAAAACTGACCTCACACAAATAAGGCGATTATTGAAAAACGAATGGAGAATAACTCCAAAAGAAAACTCACTGACCTACGAAAAATTTACGCTTTGGAACAAAGGTGATATTACCCGGGAAACCAACACAGGAAGATACTACACTGTAAAAAAGGAATTTTTACTTCAAAATTTTGATGAATCGATGAGAGAGTAA
- a CDS encoding helix-turn-helix domain-containing protein yields the protein MENTAILSKQVLSELKQIKNLLFENKTVLNVEELAQYTWLSKSKIYKLLSKKLIPTGTNANIRQKFFYKEDIDRWLMGISKEELETEEEFNQLLSRNRKY from the coding sequence ATGGAAAACACAGCAATTCTTTCAAAACAAGTTTTAAGCGAACTTAAACAGATTAAAAATCTGTTATTCGAAAACAAAACAGTTCTAAATGTTGAAGAGCTCGCCCAATATACCTGGCTGTCGAAAAGCAAAATCTACAAACTGCTTAGCAAAAAGCTAATCCCGACCGGGACAAACGCCAACATCCGGCAAAAGTTCTTTTACAAAGAAGACATTGACCGGTGGTTAATGGGCATATCGAAAGAAGAACTGGAAACCGAAGAAGAGTTCAACCAGCTTCTATCCAGGAACAGGAAATATTAA